GACCGACGCCGATCCCGCCACGCTGGCCGCCGACCCCGACAACGCCTTCGCGGCGCCGTTCGTCAGCGTCCACAGCGGTGCGCGCTTCGATCCGAACCGTATCAAGGCCCGGACGATCTGCGACTTTTCGCTCGGCTTCGACCTGGACCATGACCGATCGCCGATCAGTATTCAGGTGGATCTGCTGAACGCCTTCGACAAGGAGGGGGTCTACAACATCGAGTCGGTCTTCGGCGGAACACACGTCATCCCGCCGCGGACGCTGGCGGCCCGCATGCGGTACCGCTTCTAGACCGAGGCGCGGGAGACAAAGGGTGATCGAGTCCCGGGCCTCGCCGGACGCCGCCGGACGACGCGAGCCGGAGATCGTACGGATCATCCTCGTGGCGCTAGCGGCGGGGGAGGTGGAGATCCGCCTGTGGGAGCCGTTCCCGGGCTTCAGCCCGGTCGCACAGCGGATTCCAGAAGCACGACCCCACCCTGGCCGCCATCCGTGCAGATGCTGACGATGCCGTAGCGACCCGGTCGGACGTTGGACAACTCTTTCACCGCCTGACTCAGGATTCGCGCTCCCGTCGCACCGAACGGGTGGCCGAGCGCGACACTGCCGCCGTTCGGATTCACCCGTTCGCGCGGGAACTTGCCCAGGTCGGCATCGACACCGGCCTTGTCGCGCACGAAGTCCACGCTCTCGAGCGCCTTGATGTGGAAGAGGACCTGGGCCGCGAACGCTTCGTGGATCTCCCACAAATCGATGTCGGCGTAGCCCAGCCCGTGGCGGGCCAGCAGACGCGGGATTGCGAAGGCCGGCGCCATGAGCAGTCCCTCGGTGCGGAAATCGATCGACGCGATCTCCCAGTCGATCAACCTGGCCGCGGGGCTGCCGGCAGGCAGCCTCTCCAGACCGGCCGGCGAGGCAACCCAGAGACCGGCGGCGCCGTCCGTCAAGGGGGAGGAGTTGCCCGCGGTGAGCGTGCCTCGGCCTGTGGTTCGGTCGAACGACGGAGTCAGGCGCGCCAGCTTTTCGAGCGAGGTGTCTGCACGGGGGATTGAATCACGGCGCAGGCCGCCGACAGGGATGACCAGATCGTCGAAGAAGCCGCGCTCCCACGCGGCCACGGCATGCCGGTGACTCTCGAGCGCGACCCGATCCTGTTCTTCACGCGGTATGTCCCACTCCTTCGCGGTGATCTCCGTGTGCTCGCCCATGCTCTTCCCGGTCGTGCGATTGGTCACGGACGGAATATAGAGCCGGATATCGCCCAGTCTCAGGTCCGCCAGATGCGAGGCCTTCTGCCCGAGAGACCGCGCGTGCTGAAATTGCCGGACCCAATCGGAGAGGGATTGGCCCAGGCCCAGCTGGACGCGGCTCATGCTCTCCGCGCCGCCGACGAGCGCGAGATGGCGGTCGATGCCGTCGATCATTCCCGCCGCCTGGATCGCTCCGATCATGCTGGTCGCGCACGCCATGATCGTGGAGAAAGCCGAGATCTCCGGACTGACGCCCGCATCCATGAGGACTTCGCGGGCGATATTGCTCCAGGCAAGATTCGGAATGACGGCTCCCCACACGGCAAATTCCGGCTCAGGTCCGCGCAGGCTGTCAATCATGGCCCGCACGACGGGCACGGAGAGGGCGATCGCGTCGAGCTTGGCGAGCGCACCGTCCACTTTTGCGAAGGGTGTTCTCACTCCGGCGGCCAGCCAGATCTCTGTTCGAAGGGAATTGACCCCTGTCGTCCCCCGTCGCGAGGATTCCACGTTCAGAGGTCGACCCGGCGCGGGTCTTTCATCACCTTCTTGTTGACGCGATCGCGGTGCGCTCGCGACACCGTCTCACCGCGTTTGAGCTTGACGCTCTGGGGGAAGAACGTGACTTTCCCCATCTTCACGTCGTCCCGGGCGCTTTCCCGGTACTCGATGGCGCCACGATAATCCTCCTGACCGGTGGATAGCCGGTCGCGCCGCGTCACCCGCGGCCTGGGAGCGCGGGCTCAAGACCCGCGCGAGCGAACCACACGCCGAACTCTCGTGCCCCGGCGGACAGTCAGAATCGCGGTGACTCAACTTTTTACTCCTGACCGGCGGGGAAGTCAAAGCGAGGCTAGCCACTTTCCCTCCCAACTTTGCGCATAGGACCAAGGTCTCATAGACATCCGGCTCGTCTTCCGCCGACACTCGCTCTCTGGACGAGAAAACGAGGCAGGCCTACTTCGTCAGCGCGAAGGGGGAGGCGGGGGTCGGCCGGCCGGGACCGGACGGCTGGACGTGGGAGATCGATCATCGTATCGCGCCGGACGTCGCGCAGGTGGTCGAGATCCTCCAGGCGAAATCCAAACCAAAGCTCGTCTCTCTTCCGGTGAGCATCCAATGACCCCACGCGCGTTCTTCGCTCCGGGCACAGCACTCCTGATCGCGGCGCTGTTCACGCCGGCACAGGCCCAGGACTCGCCGGCCGCCCCGCTGGGGGACGCCGCGCGGGCGGCGCGGCAGGATCTCGATCGCAGCGTCAAGGCGCTCGCCGATCTGCGCGAGTCCATCCGGTCCGAGACCGTGCCGCTCACGAAGGAGCTGGCGGAGGCGGAGGGGCGCCTGGCGGACGAAAAACGGACGTACGACGAGGTCTCCCGCCGCCAGGACGGGGCGCGCCTGGAATACGAAAATCTCGGGCAGGCGATCAAGCTGCGGCAGGAGGAGGCGGCGTACGTCGGCAATCTTCTTGACGAGTACGCGCGCGGGTTCGACACGGTCCTGCACGTGGGGGAGCGGCCGAGAGTCGCGGCGGACCTCGAGGCCGCCCGGCAGGCGCCGCAGGAGCGGGACCTGACTCCGCGCGAGCGTTGCGCCCGGCAGGTCGGGCTCTTGAATGCATCGGTCGCCCGGCTGAACGACCTCCTCGGAGGAACACTCTTCCCGGGGCAGGCGGTCGATCCGGGCGGGACGGTGAGACCGGGGACGTTCGCCCTCATCGGCCCGGTGTCATTGTTCGCCGCCGCCGACGGCGTGGCGGGGATCGCCCTGCCGCAGGCCGGATCGGATTCGGTGGCGGTGCGGCCCCTGGACGAAGCCGGGAACGCGGAGGTCGCGCAGGTGGCGGCGGCCGGCAAGGGGCTCTTCCCGTTCGACGCCTCGCGCGGCGGCGCGCTTCAGGAGCTGATCAACCGCGGCAGCCTCGTAGGCTACTTCAAGAAGGGGGGGCCGATCATGTGGCCGCTCCTGTGCGTCTCGATCCTGGCGATGTCGGTGATCCTGGAGCGCCTGTTCTTCCTGGCGCGCGAGAGACGGCGCCGGGACCCGGACACCGTGGCCGAGATCATGTCCCGCCTGGAGTCGGGAGACGCGGACGGGGCCCTGCGCGCGGGAGAGGGGTCGCGCGATTACGTCGCGCGCTCTCTCACCTATGCCCTGGCGCACCGGCAGAAGTCGTTCTCCGACGCCCTGATGCGCGCGACCAACCAGGAGACGGTCCGGTTCGAGCGCGCCATTCCGATCCTCGACACGATCGTCACGATGGCCCCGATGCTGGGGCTTCTGGGGACGGTCACCGGCATCATGAACTCGTTCGGCATGCTGGGGGGCGGAGAGCTGGGAGCGCCGGCCCAGATCACGGGCGGCATCGCCGAGGCCCTCATCGCCACCGCCTTCGGTCTCGGGATCGCCATCACCACGCTCATCCCGATGAACTATCTGCACACGCGCAGCGAGGAGGCCCGGAACGAGCTGGGGGACGCGGCCACCCACCTGGAGCTGCTCATGAAGCCGATCCTGGACGCCGAGATGAGGCTGCGCGGCGCCAGGATGTCGCGAGCCGCCGCCCCCGACCTGGCCGACGGCATTCCGCCCGGCTGGCGAACCAGCGCCGAGACGCTGGCCCGGGCCCGAGGTGACGCATGACGACCGTTCGCGCCCCGCGCCGCCGCAAGGCGCGCATCGAGATCATCCCGCTCATCGACGTGATGTTCTTTCTGCTGGCCACGTTCATCATGGTGTCGCTGTCGATGACGCGGAACACCGGCATGCAGGTCGCCCTGCCCTCGGCCAGCACCGCGGAGAAACAGCCGTCGCGCGACGATTCCGTGACCCTGACGGTGACCGAGGACGCCCAGGTCTTCTTCAACAAGGAGAAGATCACGCTGGCCCAGCTCCCGTTCAAGCTGCAGACCTTCAAGGCCTCGAGCAAGGACCCCAAGGTCGTCGTGAGCGGGGCCGCCGACGCCAATTTCAAGGTGGTGGTGGCGGTGCTCGACGAGGCCCGCAAGATCGGCATCCAGAAGGTCGGCATCTCCACGCAGAAGAAATGAGCCGCTTCCAGATCGCGGCCGTCGTCGGTGCGCTCCTGCTGCACGCGGGAATCCTCCTGTTCGGCGGGCTCGTCCTGCCCCGCAGGCCCGAAGGGGCGGAGGTGCGGAAGGACGTGGCGCTGATCGACGAGGCCGATCCGGACAAGACGGACAAGGCCGACAAGAAGGACGAGGAGAAGGTGAAGACCGACGAGCGCCAGGACGAGGACCGGCCTCCGGAGATCTCCGTTACGGCCGAGCCGATGCCGGACACCCGGAATCTGGCCAATCTCGATGCGGAGGCCGCCGGCCCCGCGCTCGATGCCCTGAGCCTGAACGACCTCGAAGGGGCCCTCAATCCCGGCGAGGGGGGGATGTCGTTCGGCCAGGGGTTCAGTCTTGCGTCCGGCGGCCGGATCGGGGCGGCGGGGGGGCCGGGAGGTCCGAGCCTCGAGGAGATCGCCGCAGTCGCCGACCTCGATCAGCGCCCGCAGGCCGTCGCCCAGAACGCCCCGATGTATCCCGCCGAACTCAGGAGGCGCCGGGTCGAGGGGACGGTGACCCTGGTCTTCCTGGTGGACACCGAGGGGCGCGTGGTCAACCCGACCGTCGAGAAATCGACCGATCCGGGCTTCGAGAGACCGGCCCTGGAGGCGGTCCGTCGCTGGCGCTTCGAGCCCGGCACGCGCCAGGGACACAAAGTGCAGTTCAAGATGCGCGTGCCGATCACCTTCCGTGCGGGTTGATTGACGATGCCGAACAGCGACACCACGTCCCGCCGCGTTCTGCGCGCCGTTCTGGCGCTCGCCGCTCTGGCCCTGTGGCCGGGGCCGGCGCGGGCCTCGGACGACCCGTCCCCCGATCTCTGGAAGGATCCCGCCTTCCAGAAGGCGTTCCTCGGATCGTATGGCGTGCAGTCGGAGCTCGAGCCGAAGCTGACGCAGATCGAGCTGCAGCAGATGCAGAAGCTCCTGCCGCTCATGGACACCGACCCCGATGCCGCCGCCCGAAAGCTGCAGGGGCTCGCCAAGCCGAACGCCAGCGCCGTGTTCGATTTCACCCTGGGGAACCTGGCCTTCCAGAAGGACCGGCCCGAGGACGCGGAGGCGCATTACCGCGTCGCTGTCTCGAAGTTCCCGAACTTCCGCCGGGCCCTGCGCAATCTCGGCCTCATCCAGGTCCGCCTCGGCCAGTACGAGGACGCCGCGCGCTCCCTGTCGCGCGTCATCGAGCTGGGGGGCGGGGAGGGGCTGACCTACGGGCTTCTCGGGTACGCCTACGCGGCGATGGGTCAGTCCCTGTCGGCCGAATCCGCCTACCGCAGCGCCGTCCTCCTGCAGCCGGACCTCCTCGACTGGAAGGTCGGCCTCGCCCAGACGCTGCTGAAGCAGCAGAAGCACGGAGAAGCGGCGGCGCTGTGCGGCGAGCTCCTGGAGCGCGATCCGGGACGGACCGACCTGTGGCTTCTCCAGGCGGGGGCCTACGTCGGTCTAGGGCAGCCGCTCAAGGCGGCCGAGAACTACGAGATCCTGCGCCGGATGGGGAAGGGGACCGTCGGCAGCCTTTCGACCCTCGGCGACATCTACGTGAACGAAGGACTCTGGGACCTCGCCGCCTCGGCGTACAGCGCCGCCCTGGATGCCGACCCGCAGCAGGATCCGGGCCGCCCGCTGCGCTGGATCGCGATCCTTTCGCAGAGAGGGGCGAACGCCCAGGCGCGCGCGCTCCTCGATCGCACCACGAGCATCTACGGCGATCGGCTGGACGCCGCGGCGCGCAAGGACCTCCTGCGTCAGAAGGCAAGACTGGCGTCCGCCGAGGGGATGGACGGGGAGGCGTTGGGTGTGCTGCAGGAGATCGTCGCTCTCGATCCGCTCGACGGGGAGGCCCTGCTGCTCCTGGGCCAGCACTACGTCCGCGCCGACGATCTCGAGCAGGCCCAGTTCTACTACGAGCGGGCCGAGAGCCTGGAGGCGTTCGAGGCCGAGGCGAAGGTGCGGCGGGCGCAGATCCTCGTCCGACAGTCGAAATATCGCGACGCCGTCCCCCTCTTGAAGAGGGCGCAGGAGATCAAGCCGCGCGACGACGTGGCCCGTTACCTCGAGCAGGTGGAGCGTCTCGCGAAGACCCGCGGCTGACGGCGCCGCCGCGCTCCTCGGCGCGCCGGAGCGGCCGGTCGAGATCAGGCATCGGCCCGCGTGGCAACGACGGGAGGAGGAGGCGCTTGAGACGGCGGGAGTGGCAGGTCGGCCTCGGACATGTGTGCCCGGGCGTGCTCCCACATGTGGCTGACCAAGTCGACCGCCAGCTTGCAGACGACGACCGACACCGAGAAGGCCGTCGAGCGGCCGGCGCCCGGCACGAGGCGCGTGAGCAGAAACCCCAGAGCGAACACCGCCGCCATCAGCGCCAGGCGCGCGTAGGGCTGCACCAGCAGGGCGACAAAGCTCACGCTCCGGAACTCCGCGTGGCCCAGGTAGTTCCACACGAACGACACGCCATGGCTCAGCGCGAAGATCAGCATGAGTCGTGGGATCTCCTTCCCGTCACCGTGGATTCCAAAACCCAGGGCCAGGACGAGAAAAAAGAATGCCGCCAAATAATAGGGGACCAGGACCATCACCAGCGCCAGGCGCGTGCCGGCCTCGCGCAGATCGGTAAGAGTGTTCAAGGGTTTCCGGAACAGCGCCCAGACGAACATCTTCAGGACGTTGACGACGCCGATGATCATCGTCTCGATCCAGTACACGCGGACCACGTCGGCCCATCCCCAGCGGCCGTGGAAAGCGGCGACCGCCACGACCAGGTTGGCCGCGACCAGAGCGACGACGGCGAACCGGCTCCCGGTCCTTCTGCGCCGTGTCGGATTCATCGCTTGCCCGCCTCGGCGCGGGGCGCGGGGTATTTCAAGCGCATGTCCTCGAGAGCCCGCACGATGCGCTCGGACACCAGCAGGTCCCGATACCACTTCTTGTTGGCCGGGATGATGTGCCACGCCGCCCACGAGGTATTGCAGCGCCTCATCGCCTCCTCGTAGGCGGCCACGTAGTCCTTCCAGAGCTTCCGGTTCTCCCAGTCGACCGGGTCGAACTTCCAGGCGCGGCGCGGATCCTCGAGACGCTTCTCGAGACGTTCCTTCTGCTCCTGCTTCGAGATGTGCAGGAAGAACTTCAGGATGGTCACGCCGCTGTCGGCCAGGAGCTTCTCGAAGGCGTTGATGTGCGCGTACCGGTCGCGCCACACGGCCGGCGGCACGAGCTTCCTGACGCGCGCCGCCAGCACGTCCTCGTAGTGGGACCGGTTGAAGACACCGATCATGCCGAGCGGCGGGACCTCTCTGTGCACGCGCCAGAGGAAATCGTGCGACAGCTCCTCGGAGGTCGGGGCCTTGAACCCGGTCACGCGGCAGCCCTGAGGGTTCAGCCCCGACAGGACGTGGCGGATCGTGCCGTCCTTGCCCCCTCCGTCCATCGCCTGGAGGACGACCAGGAGAGCGTGCTTCCCCTCGGCGAACAGGACCCGCTGCAGATCGACCATGCGGCGGACGTGTTTCGCGACCGACTCCTGCGCCTCCTCCTTGTCGCCGCACCGGGAGGTATCGCCCGGGTCGAAGTCCCGCAGCCGCACTCGCGCGCCCGCAGGGATGTGGATCGGTTGCGTCATCGATCGGCCTCGTGTCCGCGAGCCTGGCGGTCCGCTTCGAGAAGCTCCACCTCGTCCCCCACGGAGACGGCTCCCTCCCGGATCACCAGGGCGTTGAGGGCCAGCCGGCCGTCGAACTCGCGGTGGATACGCTTCAGCACCGAGACATCCTGTTCCAGCGTGTCGGGATCGAACGTGGTCATGACACAGCGGGCCCGCAGGCTGTGCAGTCCGATCAGGGCCGTGCCGGCGCGCAGGGTGCGTCCCTCCCAGCCGCGCTCGGCGAGCCCCGGCACCCCTTCGATCAGGAGGTTCGGCCGCAGGCGCCGCCGGTCGAATCCGAACGCCTCGATGGCGCCGTCGGTCGCGACCAGCAGGGGAAGGACGTCGAAGCGCTCCTCACCGTCGTAGCGCACCAGCCGGGCGTCCGCGCCCGCCGCCGCGACGACGTCGCGCGCCACGTCCGCGGAGCTCCACGGACGTCCGTCCACGAGCGGCTCGCCATCCGGCCCGAGGATGCTGCGGTGGCCGAGCAGGCGAGGACGGGTCCGCGCCGTGATCACCTGACCGCGCGCGTCCTGCACGTGCACGACGCGGTCCCCGGCGAGGCCGTCGCGGCGCACCTCGGCGCGCTGGAGCGGCTCGCCCGCCATCGACTTCACCGGGTAACGCCACAGCTCCGCGATGCGCAGGGAGTCCGCCTTTCGAGCCGAGGGATTCGGGCCGCTCGGCGGCCGGCTCAGAGCTTGATGACTGCCCGGTAGCGGACCTTGCCGGCCTCGAGACGCTCGCGCGCCTCGTTGATGCGATCGAGCGGATAGACCTCGAGCCGCGGCTTCACCTTCCCCGCGGCGGCGAGGTCGAGCGCCTCGACCAGGTCGCGCCTCAGGTTCTGCTTGCTGCCGACCAGCCGGACCTGCTGCGACAGGAAGTGAAGCGGATCCACCTGGATCGGTCCATCGACGAGCCCCATGTTGACCATTCGTCCTTCGGGCCGCAGGCCGCGCAGCGCCTGCGTCGCCTGCGCCGCCGAGTTGGTGGTGCCGAGGATCACGTCCGCCCCGCCGGCGTCGAGCAGGGCCTGGCCCGCGTTCTTGGACGCTACGATGACCTCGTCGGCGCCCAGCTTCCGGGCTTCCTCCTTCTTGTCGGCGCTGCCGGTGATCGCGATGACCTGAAGCCCGAGCGCCCGGGCGTATTGCACAGCCAGGTGGCCGAGCCCGCCGACGCCGAGGACCGCGACCGTGTCGCCGGGTCGCGGCGCAGCGTTGCGCAGACCGCTCATCACCGTGAAGCCGGCGCAGAAGATCGGCGCCGCCTCCTCGTCGCTCAGGCCGGACGGCACGAGCGTGCAGCCCGTCGCCCAGGCCAGCATCAGCTCGGAGTTGCCGCCGCCCATCTGGACCCACGACTGGTACTCGGCGCAGTAGGACACGCGATCCTCCTGGCAGAAGTGGCAGCGCCCGCACCCCCTCTGGGCCCACGACACTCCGACCCGGTCCCCCCTGCGCAGGCCGGCGACTCCCGCCCCGACCTCCTCGATCGTCCCGACCGGCTCGTGTCCCAGGACCATCGGGAGGGGAACGGCCATGACACCGTGCTGCACGTGCAGGTCGGTGCCGCACATGCCGCTGGCCTTGATCCTCACGAGCACCTGCCCGGGCTGCGGCTTCGGGTCGGGCAGCGTCTTGATCGTCCACGGTTTCCTGATTTCGGTCATCACCGCTGCGCGCATCGGTTCACCTCCTTAAAGCATCGAAACCTCACGGGACCATGATAGGACGGATCGTCCGGAGTCGGAGATTCGCACCGCAGTGGAGACAAGAAAAAGGCGGGGAGGTTGGGTCCCCGCCATTTGTTTCCGGGAGGAAGGGCGGCCGTGTGGAAGGCGTTGGTCGCAGGCCGCCGCGACGGATGCGCCGGACCCCGCGAGAGATCCGACTCGATGTCCGCCACTATCGGAGTTCTCCGTGTCGCTCTCGTGGACGTGAGGTGACGGGAGGGAGACGAAAGTACCGCACGACGCCTAACCGGGATGCGAGGGCTGGTCGAGGAGCGCCCGAGCGTCGCGCGGCGGAATCGTCCCGAAGGACAGCAGGCGCTCGTTGAACGCGCGCAGGCGGAACCGGTCCCCCTCCCGCCTCCGCGCCTCGCGCAGCAGGTCGGACATCTCCAGGTAGCCGACGAAATACGTGGAGAGCTGCGTGGACGACACCTTGGCCCGGCGCAGCTTGCCCCGCGCCTCCGCCTCCTCCTGGAACCCGGGTCCGCGCAGCAGGTCCATGGCGAAGCGATCCGCCGCCTCGTCGGACATCGCGGTCGTGTGAAGGCGAGCGTCGAGGATGGCGTTGAGGGGCACGCGCAGGGTCTGCTTGAGATGGACCAGGAGATTCTCCGGCTCGTCCGAGGCGTAACCGTTCTCGAACATCAGCCTCTCGGCCAGGACCGCCCAACCTTCGGCGAAGGTCCCGGAGGAGAAGAGCTTCTTGTAGATCGTGGCGATGGGTGAGCGCAGGGCGTGCCAGTACTGCACGTAGTGGCCGGGGAAGGCCTCGTGGATGGTGAGCCCCTGCAGGGCGTAGTCGTTGTACTCGCGCAGGAAGGATTCGGTTTCGCCGCGGGGCACGGAGGAGATCCAGAACGACTTTTTCAGGTCGGGCTCGAGCACCGGCGGCGGATTGAAGAACGCCACCGCGACGCCGTCCATGAAGCCGGGGGTCGGCTCGACCACGAAGTTGTCGTCGTCCGGGGGGAGGCCGATGAGGTCGCGCTCGCGGATGAACGCCTTGATCCGGTCGACGGCGCGCCGTGTGTCGCGGAACAGCGTGTCCGGGGTCGAGTGCCGCTTGGTCACCTCGTCGAGCACCTCGCGGACGATGGTGTTGACCAGCGCGTCCCCCTTCTCGGCGTGACGGTGGCCCGGGTGGAGGCGGTCGTGCAGGGGAGCGGCGACCTCGAGCATGTGCGTCCTGTCGGTCTCGAGCTGTGCCTGCGCCCGTCGCAGGATCTCCTCGGGCGTCAGGGACGACTGCAGCGTGTGCCGCAGCTTTTTCGTCCACAGGTCCGTGCCGAGCCTCCAGTCTCCGAGCGACCGCGGCAGGAGGTCGTTCTCGAGCCAGACCTTGAACTCCTTCAGCGCCGCGATGACCTTTCCGGTTTCCGTCTCGAGATGCCGGCGGATCTTCGGGGCCTTCGCGAACAGAGGGGGAGCGACCGTCTCGAAGAAGCCGACGCTTCCGCCGCTGGTGTGGATCGTCAGATCGGTCACGACGCGCGCCGGGTTCTTGAGGTTCGCCTGCGCCGCCCGCAGGAGGGACGGGATCGCCTCCATGCGTTTGAGAAGGGCTTCGAGGCGTTCCGGCCACAGCGGGGAGTCCGCCTCCTGCAGGGTCAGGAAGAGCGTGGTGTTGCCCAGCAGGTCGATGTAGTTCTGTGGATCGCGCTCATACGGGCGGATCTCCTCGAGGGCGAAGATCGACGCCTCGATGTCGGTGCGGACCAGGTGATAGTCGATGCGGGCGCTCGTGGACAGACGCTCCGGGGCGACGGCCCGGAGCTCCGCCAGGTAGTTCGTCGCCAGGCGCAGCTTCTCCCCGATCCCCGCGGTCGTCAGATCTTCCAGGAGCGAGTCGTACTTGTGGTAGCCGGCGAGGGTCGCCTGCGTCGGATAGGCGTGCAGCGAATCATCGAGGTAGCGATCGGCGATGCGGTAGAACTCGAGGTCGGGCCCCTGCGCTCCGGCCGGAATACCGCCCGGGAACCGTGACTGGACACGCTCGACCGTCATCGACGTGCCCCCCGATGCCCCTCGCGCGTGGCACGGGGCGGCCGCCATTCCGTATTGGGGCGTCGCATCGGCGAGGCACACTATCACATCCGCCCTGCCGGGCAAAAGCGGCGCTGCTGGCCTCATCGGACGAGATGCGCCGCTCCGCGATCGGCGATGACGACGACGCGGCCGCGCGCCTCCTGGAGAAGCCGCGCCGGGCACTCGTCCAGGCTGCCCTCGGGGGCGAGCGCGCGCCGCAGCGCCTCCGCCTTGGCGTCGCCGCTGACCAGGACCATGACGCTCGCGGCATTCCGGATGACGGGAGGAGTGAGCGTGATCCGGCGGGCCCGCATCGGCTCGACCCAGGGGGCCGTGACGAGACGCCTGGGTTCACGCAGCGCCTCGCTCCCCGGAAAGAGGGACGCCACGTGGCCGTCGGCCCCGAGACCCAGGAGGATCAGGTCGAAGCGCGGAGCCTGTCCCTCCTTCAGCCCGAAATACGACTTCAGCGTCGACTCGTACGCGCTCGCCGCGGCCGCGGCGTCCGGGCTCTCCGCCGGGATCCGGTGCACGTTCCCGGGCGGCACCGGCACCTTCGACAGCAGAGTTTCCAGCGCCATCCGGTAGTTGCTGTCGGGATGGTCCGGCGGGACGTGACGCTCGTCCCCCCAGAAGAACTGGAGCGCCGGCCAGGGAACCAGGTCGCGGTACGGGGCCTGCGTGACGCGCGTGTACGCCCCCCGCGGCGTGGCGCCGCCGGAGAGCGCGACGGTGAACGGTCGCTTCGGACCCGCGCCCCGCGCCAGGCGAGCGAATTCGCCGGCTCCGGCCCGCTCCAGCTCTTCGAGGTCGGAGACGACGCGCAGTTCAGGTTTCGGGGACGGTTTGCTCATGACCAGGCTGTTGCAGAACGGCCCGCCGACAGGGTGAATGGCGGAGAGGGTGGGATTCGAACCCACGTGGGGCTGATTAGGCCCCAACCCGCTTTCGAGGCGGGCCCGTTGCGACCACTTCGGTACCTCTCCGCCGGTAACTCTACCATCGGGCGCGAACCGAACGCCAGGCGCCCGGTGCGCAGGCAGATGGCACGCGGCGGAAAGGCCGGCGGTTTCAGGCGGCCGCGGCCCGATCGAGGTCGTCCGGCAGATAGCGCGAGCCCGCGAGGAGCAGGACGCCGGAGACGAGCATCGCGGCGACGGCGAGCAGGATGCCGTGCTGCAGGCTCGATCGATCCGACACCCAGCCGATGAGAAAGGGGGACGGGGCGTCCCCCAGGATGTGGATGATGACGATGTTCGCGGCCACCGCCATCGAGCGCAGGCGCACCGGGCTGACGCTGATGATGACGGCGTTGAGGGGGCCCGTGTTCAGGAACAGGAAGAAGATCGCGACCGCGAAACAGATCGAGAAGGTCCGGCGATCGGGGGAGGCGATGGCGATCCAGGCGAACGGAATGGCGATCAGGACCCCGAGGCCCGAGAACAGCATGTAGGCGCGCCGCGTCCGGCGCATCAGCAGATCCCCCGCAAACCCCCCCACCAGCGTCCCGAGCAGCCCGGCCGCGGCGACGATCCCGCCCGTGAGGCGGTTCGACTCCTCGAGGGAGATCCCCTTGATCGTCTCGAGGTAGCGCGGCATCCAGAACGCCATGCCACCGATGGCGAAGGTGAGCGCCGCGTAGCCGAGGTTCGTGAACAGATAGGAGCGCGCGCGGATCAGCCGCCGGTAGGTCGACACGACCCGTGCGATGCGCTCCCTGTAGGAGAAGGCCGCTGCCGCCTCGGCAGTGTCCGCGGAGGGTGCATGCGCGCCGGGCCCGTCCATCGCCCCGCGGACCGGCTCTCTCAGGAACAGGATCGGGACCGCCAGAAGGAGGCCGGGGATTCCCGCCAGGAGAAAGAAGAACCTCCAGCCCCGCTCCGCGCCAAGGAGAGGCACGAGGAGGTACGCGAGGGCCGCCCCCGCCGGGATGGTCAGGAAGAACGTCGCCATCACCCGGCCGCGTTTGCGTGCCGGGAAGAAGTCGGCAAGAAAAGGCGGCGACAGCGTCCCGAACGAGGCCTC
The window above is part of the Candidatus Dormiibacterota bacterium genome. Proteins encoded here:
- a CDS encoding biopolymer transporter ExbD; this translates as MTTVRAPRRRKARIEIIPLIDVMFFLLATFIMVSLSMTRNTGMQVALPSASTAEKQPSRDDSVTLTVTEDAQVFFNKEKITLAQLPFKLQTFKASSKDPKVVVSGAADANFKVVVAVLDEARKIGIQKVGISTQKK
- a CDS encoding acetyl-CoA C-acyltransferase, yielding MRTPFAKVDGALAKLDAIALSVPVVRAMIDSLRGPEPEFAVWGAVIPNLAWSNIAREVLMDAGVSPEISAFSTIMACATSMIGAIQAAGMIDGIDRHLALVGGAESMSRVQLGLGQSLSDWVRQFQHARSLGQKASHLADLRLGDIRLYIPSVTNRTTGKSMGEHTEITAKEWDIPREEQDRVALESHRHAVAAWERGFFDDLVIPVGGLRRDSIPRADTSLEKLARLTPSFDRTTGRGTLTAGNSSPLTDGAAGLWVASPAGLERLPAGSPAARLIDWEIASIDFRTEGLLMAPAFAIPRLLARHGLGYADIDLWEIHEAFAAQVLFHIKALESVDFVRDKAGVDADLGKFPRERVNPNGGSVALGHPFGATGARILSQAVKELSNVRPGRYGIVSICTDGGQGGVVLLESAVRPG
- a CDS encoding MotA/TolQ/ExbB proton channel family protein, with protein sequence MTPRAFFAPGTALLIAALFTPAQAQDSPAAPLGDAARAARQDLDRSVKALADLRESIRSETVPLTKELAEAEGRLADEKRTYDEVSRRQDGARLEYENLGQAIKLRQEEAAYVGNLLDEYARGFDTVLHVGERPRVAADLEAARQAPQERDLTPRERCARQVGLLNASVARLNDLLGGTLFPGQAVDPGGTVRPGTFALIGPVSLFAAADGVAGIALPQAGSDSVAVRPLDEAGNAEVAQVAAAGKGLFPFDASRGGALQELINRGSLVGYFKKGGPIMWPLLCVSILAMSVILERLFFLARERRRRDPDTVAEIMSRLESGDADGALRAGEGSRDYVARSLTYALAHRQKSFSDALMRATNQETVRFERAIPILDTIVTMAPMLGLLGTVTGIMNSFGMLGGGELGAPAQITGGIAEALIATAFGLGIAITTLIPMNYLHTRSEEARNELGDAATHLELLMKPILDAEMRLRGARMSRAAAPDLADGIPPGWRTSAETLARARGDA
- a CDS encoding energy transducer TonB — its product is MSRFQIAAVVGALLLHAGILLFGGLVLPRRPEGAEVRKDVALIDEADPDKTDKADKKDEEKVKTDERQDEDRPPEISVTAEPMPDTRNLANLDAEAAGPALDALSLNDLEGALNPGEGGMSFGQGFSLASGGRIGAAGGPGGPSLEEIAAVADLDQRPQAVAQNAPMYPAELRRRRVEGTVTLVFLVDTEGRVVNPTVEKSTDPGFERPALEAVRRWRFEPGTRQGHKVQFKMRVPITFRAG
- a CDS encoding tetratricopeptide repeat protein; the encoded protein is MPNSDTTSRRVLRAVLALAALALWPGPARASDDPSPDLWKDPAFQKAFLGSYGVQSELEPKLTQIELQQMQKLLPLMDTDPDAAARKLQGLAKPNASAVFDFTLGNLAFQKDRPEDAEAHYRVAVSKFPNFRRALRNLGLIQVRLGQYEDAARSLSRVIELGGGEGLTYGLLGYAYAAMGQSLSAESAYRSAVLLQPDLLDWKVGLAQTLLKQQKHGEAAALCGELLERDPGRTDLWLLQAGAYVGLGQPLKAAENYEILRRMGKGTVGSLSTLGDIYVNEGLWDLAASAYSAALDADPQQDPGRPLRWIAILSQRGANAQARALLDRTTSIYGDRLDAAARKDLLRQKARLASAEGMDGEALGVLQEIVALDPLDGEALLLLGQHYVRADDLEQAQFYYERAESLEAFEAEAKVRRAQILVRQSKYRDAVPLLKRAQEIKPRDDVARYLEQVERLAKTRG
- a CDS encoding DUF6498-containing protein, encoding MNPTRRRRTGSRFAVVALVAANLVVAVAAFHGRWGWADVVRVYWIETMIIGVVNVLKMFVWALFRKPLNTLTDLREAGTRLALVMVLVPYYLAAFFFLVLALGFGIHGDGKEIPRLMLIFALSHGVSFVWNYLGHAEFRSVSFVALLVQPYARLALMAAVFALGFLLTRLVPGAGRSTAFSVSVVVCKLAVDLVSHMWEHARAHMSEADLPLPPSQAPPPPVVATRADA